A genome region from Triticum aestivum cultivar Chinese Spring chromosome 2B, IWGSC CS RefSeq v2.1, whole genome shotgun sequence includes the following:
- the LOC123042333 gene encoding probable xyloglucan endotransglucosylase/hydrolase protein 12, which yields MESSRRALLLVAVAAAAIGLASASFRDNCDIKWNPENAAFSDDGHGLTMSLKSNSSGCLLQTKKQFIYGSVSTLIKLVPGNSAGTVTTYYTSSVGTDHDEIDFEFLGNETGQPYTLHTNVFADGVGKKEMQFVPWFDPTADFHAYTISWTPCMIVWYVDDVPIRVFRNYRDKGIAYPIKRPMFGYSSIWSAEDWATQGGRVKADWSKAPFVAGYRDMVLDVCPCDGADSCVYGCAGAFSHGGRQQNCAGLTDQQRAKMQEVQRSHRIYDYCVDYRDNKKPGPECSLPQY from the exons ATGGAGAGTTCAAGGAGGGCGCTCCTCCTggttgcggtggcggcggcggccatcgGCCTCGCCAGTGCCAGTTTCCGCGACAACTGTGACATCAAGTGGAACCCGGAGAACGCGGCCTTCTCCGACGACGGCCACGGCCTGACCATGTCCCTAAAGAGCAACTCCTCCGGCTGCTTGCTGCAGACGAAGAAGCAGTTCATCTACGGCAGCGTCTCCACCCTCATCAAGCTCGTTCCGGGGAACTCTGCCGGCACCGTCACCACATACTAC ACATCGTCCGTGGGGACGGACCATGACGAGATCGACTTCGAGTTCCTGGGGAACGAGACGGGGCAGCCCTACACGCTGCACACCAACGTGTTCGCCGACGGCGTGGGCAAGAAGGAGATGCAGTTCGTGCCCTGGTTCGACCCCACCGCCGACTTCCACGCCTACACCATCTCCTGGACGCCCTGCATGATCGTCTGGTACGTCGACGACGTCCCCATCCGGGTGTTCCGCAACTACCGGGACAAGGGCATCGCGTACCCGATCAAGCGTCCGATGTTCGGCTACTCCAGCATCTGGTCGGCGGAGGACTGGGCCACGCAGGGCGGCCGCGTCAAGGCCGACTGGTCCAAGGCACCCTTCGTCGCCGGCTACCGCGACATGGTCCTCGACGTCTGCCCCTGCGATGGAGCCGACTCCTGCGTCTACGGCTGCGCCGGGGCGTTCAGCCACGGCGGGCGGCAGCAGAACTGCGCTGGCCTCACCGACCAGCAGCGGGCAAAGATGCAGGAGGTGCAGAGGTCTCACAGGATCTACGACTACTGCGTCGACTACAGGGACAACAAGAAGCCCGGCCCCGAGTGCAGCCTGCCGCAGTACTGA
- the LOC123042332 gene encoding probable xyloglucan endotransglucosylase/hydrolase protein 12 codes for MESSRRVLLLVAMVIGLASASFRDNCDIKWNPENAAFSEDGHGLTMSLKSNSSGCLLQTKKQFIYGSVSTLIKLVPGNISILSWLTSSVGDDHDEIDFEFLGNETGQPYTLHTNVFADGVGKKEMQFVPWFDPTADFHAYTISWTPCMIVWYVDDVPIRVFRNYQDKGIAYPTKRPMFGYSSIWSAEDWATQGGRVKADWSKAPFVAGYRDMVLDVCPCDGSDSCVYGCAGAFSHGGREQNCAGLSDQQRTKMLEKQRSHRIYDYCVDYRNNKKPGPECSLPQY; via the exons ATGGAGAGCTCAAGGAGGGTGCTCCTCCTGGTGGCGATGGTCATCGGCCTCGCGAGTGCCAGTTTCCGTGACAACTGCGACATCAAGTGGAACCCCGAGAACGCGGCCTTCTCCGAAGACGGCCACGGCCTGACCATGTCCCTAAAGAGCAACTCCTCTGGCTGCTTGCTGCAGACGAAGAAGCAGTTCATCTACGGCAGCGTCTCCACCCTCATCAAGCTCGTCCCGGGGAATATATCTATCCTATCGTGGTTA ACATCTTCTGTGGGGGACGACCACGACGAGATCGACTTCGAGTTCCTGGGGAACGAGACAGGGCAGCCCTACACGCTGCACACCAACGTGTTCGCCGACGGCGTGGGCAAGAAAGAGATGCAGTTCGTACCCTGGTTCGACCCCACCGCCGACTTCCACGCCTACACCATTTCCTGGACGCCCTGCATGATCGTCTGGTACGTCGACGACGTCCCCATCCGGGTGTTCCGCAACTACCAGGACAAGGGCATTGCGTACCCGACCAAGCGGCCCATGTTCGGCTACTCCAGCATCTGGTCGGCGGAGGACTGGGCCACGCAGGGCGGCCGCGTCAAAGCCGACTGGTCCAAGGCGCCCTTCGTCGCCGGCTACCGCGACATGGTCCTCGACGTCTGCCCCTGCGACGGAAGCGACTCCTGCGTCTACGGCTGCGCCGGGGCATTCAGCCATGGCGGGCGGGAGCAGAACTGTGCTGGCCTCAGCGACCAGCAGCGGACCAAGATGCTGGAGAAGCAGAGGTCTCACAGGATCTACGACTACTGCGTCGACTATAGGAACAACAAGAAGCCCGGCCCCGAGTGCAGCCTGCCGCAGTACTGA